The Candidatus Latescibacterota bacterium sequence ACGATCATCTCATCAATGATCCTTCCACCGAGTAAATCAACGGTCCACGACAGATGGGCCATGATCGAGTCGGGTGAAGAATCTATATTCGGCAGGTCGGTGGATGCAAAACCACTGCGGGCATGAAGGTCATCACCGGTCCTGACGATCCCGCCCTTAAGTGCAAGGGCCTCTACCACGTCGTCCGCAGGCTTTTCCTCCAGCTCATCGCTTGTCACCTTGTAACTGACATCACTGTCCCTGACCTCGATCTGCTTCACCTTGGCCTCGACAAGGATCTCCTGCGTCGTTCCCGCGAACTTCGGTGTCGACTGAGACTCGACGCTTTCTGATTCGCTCCCATCAGACTTGTCACTTGCAGCCTGGCTCGTGATCCCGGCAGTGGTCTTCTTCTTTTCGGATTCATTCAGGGCTGACGTTGTGGGCGACTCCGTTATCGATGGTGTAGTTGATTCCACTTTCGGCAAGGTGGTTGATTCGTACACGACTTCCGATCCGGACGGCACATCCAGATCTTCCATGTCCTTTTCTTCACGTTCTTCCGGGATTCTACCGACACCACGCGCTTTCCCTTCTTCAACATATCTGACTCCGTCGAGTCTCTCCGCTTTTTCCATTCCCGTTCCGACCGGAAGCGCGTCTTCCACCCCTTGCTTCCCGACAAACCCCGAGATATAGACGATCAGGACCACGGCGGCGGCAAGCCCCGCGATCTCGATCGGTACCTTGATGTGCAGAGGATGGAATATCCCCCGGATAACCCTGCGTAATGGAGATTCCTGTTCGAGTCGCTCATTGACCCTGTCTGCAAACCCCGGCGGAGGATCGACCTGCTCCATATCGTTCATATGGACGATGATCTCTCTCATCGACCGGTGCATCTCCATACATTCGGTACATTCTTCCAGATGAGATCTCACCCGTGCGGAATCTGCTTCCGGCAGAACATCATCGATATACTCTGACAGCATCGGTTTTATCTTATTACAATCCTTCATCGATCTTTCCTTGCAATAGTTCCCTCAATTTCAACCTGGCCCTGGACAGTTTTGATTTCACCGTTCCCATTTTCATCCCTGTCATATCCACGATCTCATCGTACGAACGCCCCTGGATATCCTTCAATACCACAACCATCTTCTGCTCCCCCGACAGCAGGCCGATCGCCTCATGGATCATTCGACCGACTTCCTTTCGTGCGATCGAGCCGAGAGGAGATTCCGACCGGTCGGGAATATCCATCGGACTGTCTTCGCCCCTGTGTGAAGGCCCTTTCTCGATGCTCACTTTCTTATTCTTCATTCGGTACTCCCGGCGATCCATCCTGTTCCTGCATGCATTCACCGTAACTCTGTAGATCCAGGTCCTGAAACTCGACTCGAACCTGAAACCTCCGATATACCGGTGAACCTTTATGAATACATCCTGGGCCGCATCGTCGGCCTCGTCGTATTCTCCCAGCAGCCTGAAGCAGAGGCTGAACACCATCCTCTGGTGGAGGACTATCAGCCTGTCGAAGGCCCGTTTATCACCGTCCAGAAAAGCCTTCACCAGCGACTTGCTTTCAGCTTCAATATTTACAGTCTTTACGACTTCTGATTCGTTCATCCAGTATCCGGATCTTTCTTAAACAACGGTTCTTCCGCCACTTCCGATATTACGATCAAGTGCCGGGCACCATCACATCCTCATTTCCGACCCATATTGCAAAATATGGATAATGTCCACCCTTCTTTCGCAGATAGATCATGAACGGTTTACTAAATATCAATGATTTCCCGCTGATTCCTCCTTTCTTGAGAACTAATAAACTCTGCGAATCGAGCGATGTCCCCTTATTGTCAAGTTTGAACCGTATATCCTGCCTCGCCTCCGCTACAAAATAGCTCTTAAAATCATAGTTAAGAAGATAGAGTCCCAAAAGTTGATCATACGAATGCCGAATATCCACATCAAGAATCGGCACGATAAGGA is a genomic window containing:
- a CDS encoding zf-HC2 domain-containing protein, with product MKDCNKIKPMLSEYIDDVLPEADSARVRSHLEECTECMEMHRSMREIIVHMNDMEQVDPPPGFADRVNERLEQESPLRRVIRGIFHPLHIKVPIEIAGLAAAVVLIVYISGFVGKQGVEDALPVGTGMEKAERLDGVRYVEEGKARGVGRIPEEREEKDMEDLDVPSGSEVVYESTTLPKVESTTPSITESPTTSALNESEKKKTTAGITSQAASDKSDGSESESVESQSTPKFAGTTQEILVEAKVKQIEVRDSDVSYKVTSDELEEKPADDVVEALALKGGIVRTGDDLHARSGFASTDLPNIDSSPDSIMAHLSWTVDLLGGRIIDEMIVDEKEIDHFDTDADAIRVRTTRSLAARESSAVESSARPDSLVGLRMSPVVVIVPRSELERLYMAILRIGSVRPVEMEQIAEEGDSVRLRIEFP
- a CDS encoding RNA polymerase sigma factor, which produces MNESEVVKTVNIEAESKSLVKAFLDGDKRAFDRLIVLHQRMVFSLCFRLLGEYDEADDAAQDVFIKVHRYIGGFRFESSFRTWIYRVTVNACRNRMDRREYRMKNKKVSIEKGPSHRGEDSPMDIPDRSESPLGSIARKEVGRMIHEAIGLLSGEQKMVVVLKDIQGRSYDEIVDMTGMKMGTVKSKLSRARLKLRELLQGKIDEGL